The following nucleotide sequence is from Aspergillus nidulans FGSC A4 chromosome I.
GCCCCAGCCCTCGCCATGGGCGTCGGTAAGACGGTCTGCTTCCCTCCAGGCTCTACAGTCCCTAGCGCTGGGGCAACACTCGACCTGCTGAGGATCTCGAACGCCGCTTCTTTCATGACCGTTCCCTCTATTCTGGAGGATATTGCCTTCCTTGGTGATGAGGGCATCCAGGCCTTGGCTGGGCTGGACTATGTGACCTTTGGCGGGGGGATCCTCAAACCTTCAGTGGGTGAAGAGCTGGCTGTCCACGGCGTCAAACTGCTGAACCACTACGGCACCACCGAGAGTGGCCCGCTGGCGCCGATCTTCGTCCCTCAAGACGACTACAATTGGCGCTTCTTCCGTCTCCGAGACGACCTGCGCCTGCAGCTGGATGAGATTGCCCCAAACGGCAACGAGAGACGGTTCAAGCTCACTACGTTCCCGTTCGGCTTGGAGCAGCCATTTGAGATTCAAGATCAGCTCGTCTGTAACCCTGACTATCCGGGCTCGGACTTTAACGCGGTCGGGCGCAATGACGATACGATTGTTCTTGCCACCGGCGAGAAAGTCCAGCCACAGATACTCGAATCAATTTTGTGTGAATCCAGCCTAGTGAAGTCGGCTATTGCATTTGGGGAGCACCAGTTTGAGATTGGTGTGCTCGTGCAGCTAGCGGCTGACGTACCTCCAAAAAACTACAGCAAGCTCAGGGAACAACTGTGGCCGCTCGTCGCACGGGCGAACGAGAGCATGGATGGCCATGCACGAATCCAGTCCAGCGAGGCTGTCCTATTACTCCCCAGCACAGTCACGATACCTCGAACCGATAAGGGCTCTATCGCCCGGAAAGACGTCTATAAGATGTTCGAGGCGGATATTGCTGGAGTCTATCGCAAGCTGGAGTCGGCTGGGCCAGTGCTCTGCCTTGATATGGAGACCCTGGAAGAAGATCTCAAATTGCTGATTTCCCGCTGCACAGACTGGCCCCCTGACTGGGCCGTCACAGATGACCTCTTCGAGCGCGGGATGAACTCGCTGCAAGCAATCCGAGTGCAGCGCGCGCTGGTTGCCGCCGTGACTCGGTCTCTGCGGGGCGTCTGTCAACCAGAACGTATTGGCCGAGACTTTGTCTATATACATCCGTCGGTGCGTGCTATGGCGGATTTTTTCAGGGAACCAGTCAATGGACTCCAGTTACCAAACGGGTTCTCGACTAGGGGCTGGGCACCGGACCAGTTGGTCCAGAGGTTCGCTCTCACAAGCAAGGACGGCAGAGCTACCGTGCTGCTCACTGGGGCCACTGGTAGTCTAGGCTCTCACTGTCTGCTCTCTCTCATTCAGTCTCCCAATATCAAGCGAGTGATATGTCTTGTCCGACCAGAAGATTCGTTTACTGATCCTCGTTTGCGACTCCAGAAATCCCTTGAGTCAAAGAAGCTGCACCTTTCCTCGACGCAATGGTCGATGGTGGATGTGCTGGGATGCCACACGGCAAGCCAGTATCTAGGCCTCACTAGAGAGCAATACACAATCCTCCAGGAATCAGTCACTTACATCCTGCACGCTGCGTGGCCCATGGATTTCCACTGGAAACTTCCCTCTTTCCAGTCTCAATTCCAGTCTCTCCACAACCTGCTTGCTCTCGCTCGAGACATCCACAACCGTCGACCAAGCATTAAACCTCGACTGACCTTTATCTCGTCCATCGCCACAGTCGGCCAATACGCACGCGTTCACGGCGTTCGCATGGTTCCTGAGACCTCAGTAGACTCAGTAGAATGTCTGAATCCCATTGGCTATGCTGAAGCCAAGCTTGTCTGTGAGCGGATGCTGGAGCATGCCCGATTGCATTACCCGCATGAGATGACAGTCAGTTACGTCCGCATGGGCCAGATTGCAGGATCCAGCACCACAGGGTTCTGGAATATCAACGAGCATATTCCAGCCCTGGTACGCTCATCACTGCGGATCGGAAGACTGCCCCGGCTACTAAATGTACATCCCCCTTCCCCAACATCATCTCACCCCATATTTTCTCAGTATTTGCTAATACACGTATAGACCCTATCCTGGATCCCCGTCGACGTCGCCGCCCAGAGCATCACAGAGCTGCTCCTCTCACCTGCGCCCGCAGAGCTCATCTACCACATCGAGAACCCGATCCGCCAATCGTGGCATGATATGCTTCAGACCATCGCTGCGGTGCTTCATCTCTCTGCAAGTGACGCACTCCCCTGGAACGAATGGCAAGAGCAGGTCGCAGCCGCGGGCGACACAGACAACCCAGCGAAGAAACTCCAAGACTTTTTCGCGAACGATTTCATCCGTATGGGGTGTGGAGAGGTGGTTCTAGGCACGGATAAAGCACGAAAGGCGTCTGCTACTCTGCGTAGAGTGGATGCGGTCTCTGAGGGGTGCGTGAGGGGGTATCTGCAGTACTGGAAGGAGATTGGGTGGTTGAAGTGATGCGGTTGCTAGACGTTATCTCTCTCTATAACTCTTTAGAAATACATTCTActttattttatttatttattttttttctttaaTTTAGAATGACGAAGTGCAGAAATCGACGTACCTGCATTGATGGCTAGGATCATGACGCCATGACTCGGTCTATACATATAGGCTATATCGGCGATAGCCCTAGACCGCAAGCGTTAGTTTGGCTGGGCTAGACCGTATCCGGGGTCTATACAGTATAAGCCCCGGGCCTTGATATTGAAGTCTTCTGACACGCAAGGCAGGCCGCGGCTCTCGTACAGCGGTAGTCAGCGTATTGAAAGGCACGATAAATTGCCCGTACAGGTCGGGTCTAATATGCCGAGGTAGCAGGTTGGTGACGTCCACGTCAAGGCTATTTCCCCCGGCCTGTCTCCCCCGAGCAGTTCAGGTCTGGAATATTGCAATAGAACGCCATTTACCAGCTCAGACAAAGCGAGGAGCAATGGCTTTTTTGTTGATGCGTTTTCACCAGAAATCCTGATAGTACCTGATCAATACCTGTACTTACGTACTATAGAGAGCTCGCTTAGCAGAAATCCTTCATATTGGGCTGACCAATGAGAAGAACGCTTAGTAATGGGCCACCCGGGTATCGGCACCCTTATCGCCGATACCACCGATGGCTCCCATCAAGACTGTCCTCTTTATCCTGTGCTCCCCCCACGGGTCGTGACTCCGTCGCAGCCTCGAGATGAGATCCTCTCAAGACGATGCGGTTGTCTTCTGAAGCCAAGATTGCCGAGAGCGGGGGGCAGCCTCCGACCGCTGGGTCGCGGTCGGAAACTGGATCTGAATCCACCGAGGCTGAAAGTGCCGATCCAAAGGCGCAGAAGTGGTACCAGCGCAGCCTCAACCCACTACGCTGGCAAAAAATCCCCCCCGTACCTGAAGAACGGACGGTGTCGCGTGAATATGGGGCCTCGTTCTTCAGTATCGCGTCCTTTCAATGGATGGCCCCGTTAATGAAGGTACGTCGTTCGCGCGCGAGTCACGTGCGCAAGCTAATCGCCTCCAGGTCGGCTATCTACGCCCGCTGGAATTGCAGGATATCTGGACCGTCAACCCAGATCGAGAGGTCGACGTTTTGACGAAGCGCTTTGAGGTTTCCCTGGAGAAGAGAACAAACGCCGGGGCGAAGCGGCCGCTGCTCTGGGCCTTGTAC
It contains:
- a CDS encoding protein cicB (transcript_id=CADANIAT00006531), which encodes MARNQQLRPFKRPAIRLYPAVNETELIRTLPEVVEFNAQANPDHVFCLQAKKSPNKSILSLVSVTNRQLKQAISQCVGWLKSNLKLQLPSLLHGSVEKGAPVALLMESDIGLFIYEIALIGLGVPVLLLSARLSAPAINSLLQRTSAAAIIVSGRLEATAREAAETLPAAVFSPLPFEAFLSTNEGLPDNDSICHPYHYIDESDRNVLILHSSGTTGLPKPIYVSHRHLLSFVNCHRLDLESEAQGVNVSTLPLYHGFGLVAPALAMGVGKTVCFPPGSTVPSAGATLDLLRISNAASFMTVPSILEDIAFLGDEGIQALAGLDYVTFGGGILKPSVGEELAVHGVKLLNHYGTTESGPLAPIFVPQDDYNWRFFRLRDDLRLQLDEIAPNGNERRFKLTTFPFGLEQPFEIQDQLVCNPDYPGSDFNAVGRNDDTIVLATGEKVQPQILESILCESSLVKSAIAFGEHQFEIGVLVQLAADVPPKNYSKLREQLWPLVARANESMDGHARIQSSEAVLLLPSTVTIPRTDKGSIARKDVYKMFEADIAGVYRKLESAGPVLCLDMETLEEDLKLLISRCTDWPPDWAVTDDLFERGMNSLQAIRVQRALVAAVTRSLRGVCQPERIGRDFVYIHPSVRAMADFFREPVNGLQLPNGFSTRGWAPDQLVQRFALTSKDGRATVLLTGATGSLGSHCLLSLIQSPNIKRVICLVRPEDSFTDPRLRLQKSLESKKLHLSSTQWSMVDVLGCHTASQYLGLTREQYTILQESVTYILHAAWPMDFHWKLPSFQSQFQSLHNLLALARDIHNRRPSIKPRLTFISSIATVGQYARVHGVRMVPETSVDSVECLNPIGYAEAKLVCERMLEHARLHYPHEMTVSYVRMGQIAGSSTTGFWNINEHIPALTLSWIPVDVAAQSITELLLSPAPAELIYHIENPIRQSWHDMLQTIAAVLHLSASDALPWNEWQEQVAAAGDTDNPAKKLQDFFANDFIRMGCGEVVLGTDKARKASATLRRVDAVSEGCVRGYLQYWKEIGWLK